A segment of the uncultured Fibrobacter sp. genome:
TTGAAAGCCATAAATTCCTCGAAAGCTGTGTCCAACTTTCGGGGTTCACTTCACAACAGCATTTTTAGAATCTTCATCTACGGAACTCAACTGTTTCATTCGTTCACCATCGAATATAATACCCGACAAAATCTTCTGAGGGATAATTTTATTAAGAAAAAGTTTTACTTCATCAGCATTCTCAATAGGAAGAGCATCTTCGCCATTTTCTTTGATATAAGAAAGAACAACAGACTGCGTGACACTTATACCCTGTTTTATTTTTTTTGAATACTCTTCCGTTCTCTTAATTGTATATTCAATACCATCTGCCTCAAAAGAGAGTTCAACAAAACAACTCTCTTTTTTCTCTTGATCTGTATTATTCAATTCATGATATAATGCGGAATTAAGCGCATATGCCGTACTCTCTTTTCCCTTCAACTTATTAAAATCGAATCCATAGAGAACCCACCAGAAAGAGAAAAGCATTTCGGTTTTTCCGCCACCATTGGGCGCAACAATGAGGGTTATATTTTTCGAACCATTAGTCTTAAAATCTATCGTGAGATCGCGAAAACAGCGATAGTTAGAATATTTAATGCTACACAGTTTCATTCTTTGCAACCTCGCTGATTTTATTATCTACAAAACTTTTTAGGTTTTCACGACCAATAGTTTTTTGACAGGATTTAGCATACTCAATAATATCAAGAAAAGCTTTTTTCTCTTTTTCAGAAAAACCTTCTTGTTCAAGAACAACTTCAATAGGATTATTCTTCATTAGATAAATCCTCCATAGTCAAATTATATTTTTTCATAATGTTTTCAACAATCCTTTTGTTATCTTCAAGATTTTCAGATAAACGGCTATATTCACAGAAACGAGCCATTTCCGATGCAATTATAGAGCGGCAACCCACACCATAGTTTTGGAGAGTAGGAAGTACGATCATGTCATAAATGTTCGCTTCGCTTTTGCCGCTTTCAGCACATAGCCTCAATACTCGCCCACGACGCTGGACTGTTTGACGTAAAGAACTATCACTGGACAAGATGTATATTTTATCCAATTTCGGAACATCAACACCTTCATCAAAACATTTAATCGCCACAAGGACATCAAAATAACCTTGAGAAAACTTTTCCAAGACCCTTGTTCTATCTACGGTTTTACTCGTAAACTGCGACACTCGCATCTTCATATTGTGAATGATTTGAGTTACCCGATCAATAATAGATTCTTCTTCCGCTTTTCCCTGACCACAATAAATAACAGAATTACGAAATGGATAATCACCATTCATACTTTCCAATTTGAGCAATTTTCCCGATGCCTGTTTAATGATTAAACTGCGTTCCGTTCTTAATCGAGAAATTTTATCTTCATCACGATTCTCTTGATTCATTTCAAGAGCCAAGGCTTTAGATTTCACCTTATACCTATTTGTTTCCTCATCACTGAGATATACGATAATAGGGTGATATCTGTAATGGGACAAGTAACCAGCATCAATCGCTTCTTCTATGCTGTAGATAAATGTTTCGTTCTTATCCTTGGTAAAAAAGCTCTTAATTCCATCAGCTTGAAACTTTTCAAAACGTTCAAGCGTAGCACTCAATCCAAGACGACAAAGAGGATCTTTGGGAACCGACTTTAAATATGCTGGGGTAAGATTATGGGCTTCATCAACAATAAAGAACAAATTGTCAATATCTTTGCATTGGCTGGCAAACTTTGCAAAAAATGTGTCATAAACAGCGATGCAAATAACTGTTTTACGTTCTCCGTAAAATAGAATGGACGCATCATCATAGTTTTCGTCACTTTTTCCAGCTGCAAGCCCTCCAAGATAATATATATCTTCGAAACCGCATTCATCAAAGGCCGCTTTCCATTGAGGTTGCAGATCTGTTTGCGGGACACATACAACAACAAAAAGGGGACCTTTATCCTTTATTGCTCGTTCAACGGTTTTCACAGCGGTAAATGTTTTTCCCGTTCCTGTAGCCATTTCATAAAAATGGGCGTATTCATTGTTTACGAATTCATTTATCGCTTGTTCCTGATAAGGACGTATTTTTTTTGAATGCCTTGATTGCTCTTTTTTGCTTTTTTGAAAAGACTCTATCGCCTGTTCAAGAGATGCGCTTTTACGATATTTCTCAAAAATCTGTTTTTCTACTGCTTCCGGGAAATCCATTACCTGTATTTTTTCTCCAAAGCAATTATTCCAAAGTTTATTAAAATAATCTTGTTGGAGTTCGATCATTTTACTTCCACCATTCCACGATAACGCGACACCGATACATTCTGCATTGCGCAACTTTGCATTTACAGTCTCATTTGCAGAACCCGAAAAATAAATCTTATTGCCATCTTCATCCGAAAAGATTCCTATTTTTTCGTGATACAAACCGTCTGGCATATATGCAATCTTTATTATAAGATTTTTTTCATAAATCATATTGCATATAATATCAAGAGCAGCGAGTTCTGATTCTGAAAAATGGTCCCCTTCGCTTAATTCGCGCAGCAAGGATCTTGTTATGCATTCTTTATCGAGTTTTTGTCCTGCAATAATTATGTTAATATCTTCCTCAGACAAGCGCGGATTGCATACTAGGTGTATTTTTCCACCATTCTCTAAAAATGATATAATGCCTTCAATATCAAGAATTAAGGAACCTAACGAGAAAAAGCCAACCCCTCTTTCAAGAAAGACGCTCTCTCGATAACAAGGAATAAAAAAATCCCTGTCCAAATCATTTGTCAGACTTCTGTATATAGGCAAATAATTGTTTTGCGTAAGCATAAATAATATCGGTTTGCAAATAATATAAATAATTTACAAAGACAATTTGCGACAAAAACAAATTTTTTCGATTTAAATGTAACAAATAAGCGAAGGCCGTTATAAGGAAAAAAGGATGAATTTTCGTTGTTTTCTATTCAAGATTGGTCCTTTTTCGGGAGTGGCGCTACAAGATGTTCGCTGTTTTAAAGGATCTTTCTTAATTACAATCTCCAATCCTTGCATTTCTACCTTAATTCACCTCACAGTTCGGTCCCTTGACGCCCAAAATACGCGAGTATAGATTTGGGGTATGACTTACTATTTTATCAGCGATCTACATCTCGATTTCTATGTGTCGCCAGTGTTTCGCACAATCGACATACTGCGTATGGAATTTGAAGACTTCTTTGAACGAAATTTCTTGCCTGCGGATGCGTGCTGCATCGCGGGCGATATCGCAAATGACTACTTCAATTATATGGAGTTCCTGAAGTTCATTGCCGAGAAATACAAAAGTGTTTATGTTTGCCTGGGAAACCACGACATCATCACCGAACGCATTGGAAAATTCGGCTCCGACAGGGATTTTCTCACCTCCGAGAGCAAGATAAAATACTTTCTTGACGAAACCAAAAAGATTCCGAATCTGCAACTGCTTGAAAACCGCATCGCAGACGATGTCGCCGGCTGCATGGGCATGTGCGATTTCAAGTTCAAACATACGCCTTCGGCTTCCGAGATGGTGAACAAAATCCTTTGGGCGACGCGCTGGTTCGATGGTCGGCACTGGAATTACAAACTGAACGACGCCGACAAACTCTGGCGACACTACGATAGCGTATTCCGCAAACTTACCGCACAACGCCCTAAAATCATAATGTCACATTTTCTGCCGTTGGAATTCGACATGCCTGAGCGCTACAAACAAGATCCCTGCTCAAACTTCTTCTACTTCCACGGAGCAAAATACCTCGAAAAGATGGATGACGGAAGTATCTGGCAAGCAGGTCATACACACACCGCCATCAAGCGCGAATTCACCGATAAACTCGGCAAAAAACACCTGCTACTTTGCAATCCCGTTGGTTACCCCGAAGAAAATCCATACGCAGAATATGGACTAAAGCGAGAAGACTTTTTAGTGGAAGTAGAGTAAAAAAAGAGCACATTATGGACACACCCGAAATTAGCAACCGCTTTGATGCAGAAGACATTCGCAAACTGCGCGAATACAATTCCCTGAAGCATTCCAAGATGACCCACAAAGAAATCTTGGAAGATATCCGACAAGGAGCAGAATCCTTTATGTCAGAATTCAGTAGTTGCGTTGCTGAAAAATTTATCGCCATCAAAATTCAAAATCGGTGACAAATCGGTGATAAATATGGCGGTAAATTTAATTTCCAAAAACCACTTGACAGGATCTTGCTAAAAAATTATAATTAGTGCACAGATGTACAGAAGCCAACTTTTTTAACCCCGCCTTTTTTAGCATGTAGGCGGAAAGGAGTATCTAGCGTGTTGACCATAATGACTAAAAAAGATAAATTATGGGGGAATTATGGCTCTTGAAATAAGAAACATTCCGGTTCTGACAGGCTCTACGGCAGAGTCGTTTGTGCGTGCTGCCGAAGAACGCGAAAAGAACCCCCGTCATCTCGGGCTCAAGGTTTCCTTCGCCCAGATTGACGAAATGGCCGCCCGCGCCCGTTCTTATAGAGAGTCCCATAATGGAAAGAATCCGTTTAGCATCTGATTACAAGTCAGATTTCGCATCATTGAAAAATTGACAACCTCTCCACATCGCAAAAACTCCCCCAGTCTGGAGGAGTCTTGAAGACAGAAGGCAAATGTTGTGTCGTTCCCTTCGGCGGTGCTTCGACAGGCTCAGCAACCGACTCAGGTAACCGAACTAGCGTGATTTACTCGTACAATCCTTTGCTGAAGTAACGGTCACCACGGTCGGGGGCCACGAACACAATGTTTCCGCGTGCGCCCGAGGCGATGAGTTTCTTGGCTGCGGTGAATGCGGCACCTGAAGAGGAGCCTGCGAAGATTCCTTCTTTCTTGGCGAGTTCGCGAGCGCCACCAAAGGCGTCGTCATCGTTGATTTTGATGACCTGGTCCACGAGCGACATGTCCATGGTGTCGGCGATAAAGTCGTTGCCGATTCCTTCGATGTTGTAGTCGCCGTGTTCGCCGCCGCCCATGGTAGAGCCGATGGGGTCTGCGAGCACACCCTTGATGTTCGGGTTCTTTTCCTTGAGCGCCTTGAGAATTCCGCTAAAGGTGCCGCCACTGCCTGCGCCTGCGACCACGTAGTCGATTTGTCCGTCTAAATCTTCGTAGATTTCGGGGCCGGTGGTTTCGTAATGGGCGAGCGGGTTGGCCATGTTGCGGAACTGCCTGAGCGATACGGAGCCCGGAATTTGCGTCAGGAGTTCTTCGGCCTTCTTTTCGGCGCCGAGCATGCCGTCTTCACGCGGGGTGTTGATGAGTTCTGCGCCGAGGGCGCGCATGAGCGTCTGCTTTTCTTGCGAGAACTTGGTGGGCACCACGAATATCACGCGGATGCCACGGTTGAGGGCTGCAAAAGCGATGCCGAGGCCGGTGTTGCCTGCGGTGGCTTCGACAATGGTTCCGCCCGGTTTCAGGAGCCCCTTTTCAATCGCGTCGTTCACCATGTAAAGACCGGTGCGGTCCTTCACGCTACCCGAAGGGTTCCAAAGCTCGAGTTTGGCAAACAGGTTTACACCTTCGGGGAGTCCCACGTGCGTAAGCTTTACAAGCGGAGTCTTCCCGATTAAAGATTGCATCGATTCATAGTAATGCATATTATGCTTCCTTCGTGGCGTTGATGCCGGCGTTCAAATCCAAGATAATGTCATCGACTTTTTCGATACCTACAGACAAACGAATCAGTCCATCGGTAATGCCCACCTTCTCGCGAATTTCCTTCGGAATAGAGGCATGGGTCATGGTAGCCGGATGGCATACGAGGCTTTCAACACCGCCCAAACTTTCGGCGAGAGAAATCAGCTGCAGGGCCTTGAAGAATTTCTTGATGTCATAGTTTTCGTAAAGTTCGAACGAAATCATGGCGCCGCCGTTCTTGGCCTGCTTCTTGTTGATTTCGTAACCCTGAGCAGTCGGGAGTCCCGGATAATAAACACGCTTCACGGCTTCGTGCTGTTCCAAGTAGCGGGCAATGCGTTCCGCATTTTCGGTATGGCAATCGAGGCGCACGCCAAGCGTCTTGATGCCGCGAATCAAGAGGAAGGAATCGAAGGGGCCGAGCACGGCGCCCACGGCATTCTGGTTGAACGCGAGCTTTTCTGCGATTTCTTTATTGTTGGTCACTGCAAGGCCAGCCACCACATCGCTATGGCCGCCCAAATACTTGGTTGCAGAATGCACCACGATGTCGGCGCCAAGTTCCAGCGGACGCTGCAAATAAGGAGTCATGAAGGTGTTATCGACAATGGTCAGAATTCCATGCTTCTTGGCGATGGCAGCGACGCCAGCCAAGTCCGTCACGGTCAGGAGCGGGTTTGCCGGGCTTTCGATAAAGAAGGCCTTCACATCGGGCGTCACCTTGGTATCGAGCGTTGCCAAATCGGTCGTATCTTCGATAGAATAGGTAATGCCGAGGTTCTTGAAAACTTTGTCCAGAACGCGGAAGGTTCCGCCATAAACGTTGCTAGAGATAATGATGCGGTCACCCTGCTTAAAAAGCGAAAGCACCGTAGAAGTTGCAGCCATGCCGCTACCAAAAGCAAAGCCCGCCACACCGCCTTCGAGGTCGGCAATCAACGCTTCGAGCGCTGCACGCGTGGGGTTACCCGTGCGGGAATATTCCCAACCGGTATTTTCACCGAGGCCCGCCTGCTTATAGGTAGAAGTCTGGTAGATAGGAACGTTGACAGCTCCCGTGACCTTGTCGCCATCGATGCCGCCATGGATGAGTTTCGTTTCGATATATTTAGAAGTTGACATTTTTTGAAGTCCTTTAGCGCCATGCGCCTTTTATTGTTTAAATTCGGATAAAAAAATCCCGCTCTGGAGACACAGCCGAGCGGGAATCTGTTTTAGATAAAAGCCTAAAAACTAGTCGCCCGTTCGACATCGACCCCAACAGCAACAACACATGTTCATCAGGTTTTGATTCATTTTTATTTTCCTATCATTTACATAGGGATAATATAGACAAAAACAATAACGCTGTCAACTGAAAACGGGCTATCCAGTTATACTATTTTTCTTTGGTTTGTTATAGTTTAAAACGATAACCAGCCTGTATCAAGGCCTGTCACGGGCTCAATCCGCTTCACATTCTTCTGCGCATCGGTAACCACGGCCATTCCCGTCAGATAATTCATCCAGCGTTGCGGCGTAAAGGTCATCTTGCAAAAGTGCGTGAGGCTCGGAACCACCCAAGCATCATGCGTCGCAAAAATGTTGAAGCGACAATTTCCCTTTTCAAGCATCATCGAAAGCATTTCTTCGGAACGTGCAGGCAGCGGAGCAAAAGCTTCTTTTTCACCACGCGGGTTACCTGCAGCCTCATTCTTTAACCATTCGCAAATGCCTTCGTAAAATCCGGCGCGCAACACCTTGGTGTATTCATCGTAATCTTGAACAAAGTATTCTGCCAAGCAATCGAGCTTTTCGATATGCGGATTTTCAACGCCGCGACCTTTCGCGATACAAGAAGCAGTCTCCATGCAACGCCCTACCGGGCTTGAATAAAAGCAGATATCGCCTTCGGCAGGAATGCACTTACCCAGCGACAGAGCCTGCTCGCGCCCGCGCTCCGTAAGACCTACATGCGCACCGAAGTCAGGATCGTTGGGAGTAATATGGTTGCGTTCACCGTGACGCACCAACAGGAACACGCGTTCGTCAGACAAAAGAGATGCAAAGAAATCTGCGGCTTTTATAAAATCATTCATCTTTTAGATCCTTCGACTTTGCCCTTCGGCAGGCTCAGGGACCTTATTTCGGTTGGTGCCCTTCGACAAGCTCAGGGACCTTACTCGATTAAATCCCAAGCATTCCAGAAATGGGGATCCAGATCGCATGCGCAATCGCAAAACTCAAAATGCCGAGCAAGAATCCACAAACAATATCCGTCAGCCAATGCACACCAAAGTACACGCGCAAAAGTCCCCATGTAAGCGGCAAGAGCATCATGATCCAGCCATACTGCGGTACCGCATAGAACACCGCCGATGCCACCGCCAGGTTGTTCATCGTATGTCCCGATGGAAAGCTGTACTTGTCGAGCGGCGGGACTTCCGCCTTGATTTGCGGATTGGCAGCAAAGGGCCTCGGGCGCTTGGTCGAAAGCTTAACGCCCTCGTACAAGGCGAGCGCCACTCCCACCGCTACCAAAGCCTGCGCCAAAATCGGCCAGAACGCAGACCAGCCAATATGCAAAAAAAGCAACAACGCAAAAACGCCCCAAATGTATCCGTCGCCCAGGCGCACGTAAAACTTGAGGAACTTGTTCACCTTCGGCGAAAAATGCCGATTCGTCCAATAGACCGAAACCCGGTTGTCAAACTCTGCAATTTTCTTGAACATCGGGGTAAATGTAGATTTTTCAGTCTACGTAGCTTCTTCAAAATTCTTATTTTTTTTATGAAAAGGAGATTCCCGCCAGTTTATCCCGGACTTGTTCCGGGACGGGAATGACAATTATAAATAGTAAAGGAAACTACAATGCGCGTACTCGTACTTAACTGCGGCAGCTCTTCGGTGAAGTTCGCTGTCATCGACACCCAGACCAAGGAATCCATCTCCAGCGGCCTCGTCGAAAATATCGGCGTCAACGGCCACGTCAAGGCCAAGGGCCCCGCCGGCAACATCGACTTCAATTTCGATTGCCCCACGCACGCCGAAGCCGTCGCCGAGGTACA
Coding sequences within it:
- a CDS encoding AAA family ATPase, translated to MKLCSIKYSNYRCFRDLTIDFKTNGSKNITLIVAPNGGGKTEMLFSFWWVLYGFDFNKLKGKESTAYALNSALYHELNNTDQEKKESCFVELSFEADGIEYTIKRTEEYSKKIKQGISVTQSVVLSYIKENGEDALPIENADEVKLFLNKIIPQKILSGIIFDGERMKQLSSVDEDSKNAVVK
- a CDS encoding DEAD/DEAH box helicase family protein encodes the protein MLTQNNYLPIYRSLTNDLDRDFFIPCYRESVFLERGVGFFSLGSLILDIEGIISFLENGGKIHLVCNPRLSEEDINIIIAGQKLDKECITRSLLRELSEGDHFSESELAALDIICNMIYEKNLIIKIAYMPDGLYHEKIGIFSDEDGNKIYFSGSANETVNAKLRNAECIGVALSWNGGSKMIELQQDYFNKLWNNCFGEKIQVMDFPEAVEKQIFEKYRKSASLEQAIESFQKSKKEQSRHSKKIRPYQEQAINEFVNNEYAHFYEMATGTGKTFTAVKTVERAIKDKGPLFVVVCVPQTDLQPQWKAAFDECGFEDIYYLGGLAAGKSDENYDDASILFYGERKTVICIAVYDTFFAKFASQCKDIDNLFFIVDEAHNLTPAYLKSVPKDPLCRLGLSATLERFEKFQADGIKSFFTKDKNETFIYSIEEAIDAGYLSHYRYHPIIVYLSDEETNRYKVKSKALALEMNQENRDEDKISRLRTERSLIIKQASGKLLKLESMNGDYPFRNSVIYCGQGKAEEESIIDRVTQIIHNMKMRVSQFTSKTVDRTRVLEKFSQGYFDVLVAIKCFDEGVDVPKLDKIYILSSDSSLRQTVQRRGRVLRLCAESGKSEANIYDMIVLPTLQNYGVGCRSIIASEMARFCEYSRLSENLEDNKRIVENIMKKYNLTMEDLSNEE
- a CDS encoding metallophosphoesterase, coding for MTYYFISDLHLDFYVSPVFRTIDILRMEFEDFFERNFLPADACCIAGDIANDYFNYMEFLKFIAEKYKSVYVCLGNHDIITERIGKFGSDRDFLTSESKIKYFLDETKKIPNLQLLENRIADDVAGCMGMCDFKFKHTPSASEMVNKILWATRWFDGRHWNYKLNDADKLWRHYDSVFRKLTAQRPKIIMSHFLPLEFDMPERYKQDPCSNFFYFHGAKYLEKMDDGSIWQAGHTHTAIKREFTDKLGKKHLLLCNPVGYPEENPYAEYGLKREDFLVEVE
- a CDS encoding PLP-dependent cysteine synthase family protein, with translation MHYYESMQSLIGKTPLVKLTHVGLPEGVNLFAKLELWNPSGSVKDRTGLYMVNDAIEKGLLKPGGTIVEATAGNTGLGIAFAALNRGIRVIFVVPTKFSQEKQTLMRALGAELINTPREDGMLGAEKKAEELLTQIPGSVSLRQFRNMANPLAHYETTGPEIYEDLDGQIDYVVAGAGSGGTFSGILKALKEKNPNIKGVLADPIGSTMGGGEHGDYNIEGIGNDFIADTMDMSLVDQVIKINDDDAFGGARELAKKEGIFAGSSSGAAFTAAKKLIASGARGNIVFVAPDRGDRYFSKGLYE
- a CDS encoding PLP-dependent aspartate aminotransferase family protein; the protein is MSTSKYIETKLIHGGIDGDKVTGAVNVPIYQTSTYKQAGLGENTGWEYSRTGNPTRAALEALIADLEGGVAGFAFGSGMAATSTVLSLFKQGDRIIISSNVYGGTFRVLDKVFKNLGITYSIEDTTDLATLDTKVTPDVKAFFIESPANPLLTVTDLAGVAAIAKKHGILTIVDNTFMTPYLQRPLELGADIVVHSATKYLGGHSDVVAGLAVTNNKEIAEKLAFNQNAVGAVLGPFDSFLLIRGIKTLGVRLDCHTENAERIARYLEQHEAVKRVYYPGLPTAQGYEINKKQAKNGGAMISFELYENYDIKKFFKALQLISLAESLGGVESLVCHPATMTHASIPKEIREKVGITDGLIRLSVGIEKVDDIILDLNAGINATKEA
- a CDS encoding histidine phosphatase family protein; amino-acid sequence: MNDFIKAADFFASLLSDERVFLLVRHGERNHITPNDPDFGAHVGLTERGREQALSLGKCIPAEGDICFYSSPVGRCMETASCIAKGRGVENPHIEKLDCLAEYFVQDYDEYTKVLRAGFYEGICEWLKNEAAGNPRGEKEAFAPLPARSEEMLSMMLEKGNCRFNIFATHDAWVVPSLTHFCKMTFTPQRWMNYLTGMAVVTDAQKNVKRIEPVTGLDTGWLSF
- a CDS encoding phosphatase PAP2 family protein, yielding MFKKIAEFDNRVSVYWTNRHFSPKVNKFLKFYVRLGDGYIWGVFALLLFLHIGWSAFWPILAQALVAVGVALALYEGVKLSTKRPRPFAANPQIKAEVPPLDKYSFPSGHTMNNLAVASAVFYAVPQYGWIMMLLPLTWGLLRVYFGVHWLTDIVCGFLLGILSFAIAHAIWIPISGMLGI